One stretch of Schlesneria sp. DSM 10557 DNA includes these proteins:
- the ltrA gene encoding group II intron reverse transcriptase/maturase, giving the protein MERICDRDNLNRAYRKVKANKGAPGVDGMTLDDLAAWIATHKDTLIASLLEGRYQPQPVRGVQIPKPGGGMRQLGIPTVVDRLVQQAILQVLEPLFDPTFSNSSYGFRPGRSAHQALAAAQQYVAEGRLIVVDMDLEKFFDRVNHDILMGRLARRVPDKRLLRIIRRFLEAGLMQDGACLARQEGTPQGGPLSPLLANLLLDDLDRELERRGHKFCRYADDCNIYVRTKAAGERVLASLTTFLETHLRLRVNRDKSAAAYILDRKFLGHRLLPGGKLGVAPQSLARARQKVRELTKRNRGVSLRRMVTELNSFLTGWVTYYRHAQCRSHLERLDEWIRHRLRCVQLKQRKRAKPISDFLISCGVPRYLAWILANSGKGWWRMAGSPPAQHAMSIDWFHRLGLVFLTQRHADLQPS; this is encoded by the coding sequence ATGGAAAGGATTTGTGACCGAGACAATCTCAATCGAGCCTATCGCAAAGTGAAAGCGAACAAGGGTGCCCCAGGCGTCGATGGGATGACCCTCGACGATTTGGCCGCCTGGATTGCGACTCACAAGGACACGCTGATCGCCTCGCTTCTGGAAGGACGATACCAGCCCCAACCGGTGCGTGGAGTGCAAATTCCGAAGCCGGGAGGTGGAATGCGACAATTGGGCATTCCGACGGTTGTCGACCGACTCGTACAGCAAGCGATTCTGCAGGTTCTCGAACCGCTATTTGATCCGACGTTCTCGAACTCCAGCTACGGGTTCCGCCCCGGTCGCAGTGCCCACCAGGCCTTGGCCGCGGCTCAGCAATACGTGGCCGAAGGACGTCTCATCGTCGTGGATATGGACCTGGAGAAGTTCTTCGACAGGGTCAACCACGACATTCTGATGGGACGTCTGGCGCGACGCGTGCCTGATAAGCGTCTGCTTCGCATCATTCGCCGGTTCCTGGAAGCGGGGCTGATGCAAGACGGTGCCTGCCTTGCACGTCAAGAAGGGACGCCGCAAGGCGGTCCCTTGTCACCACTGCTGGCGAACTTGTTACTGGACGATCTCGACCGGGAACTGGAGCGTCGCGGGCACAAGTTCTGTCGCTATGCCGATGACTGCAACATTTACGTGCGGACAAAAGCAGCGGGAGAACGCGTGCTGGCCTCGCTCACGACATTCCTGGAAACGCATCTGCGATTGCGGGTTAACCGCGATAAATCCGCAGCAGCGTACATCCTGGACCGGAAATTCCTGGGCCACCGTCTGCTCCCGGGCGGGAAGCTGGGGGTCGCCCCTCAGAGTCTCGCACGGGCACGGCAGAAGGTGCGTGAACTGACGAAACGCAATCGAGGCGTCAGCCTCCGACGGATGGTGACCGAACTCAACTCGTTCTTGACCGGATGGGTGACATACTACCGACATGCCCAATGTCGGTCTCACCTCGAACGTCTGGATGAATGGATTCGACATCGTCTGCGCTGCGTTCAACTCAAACAGCGGAAACGTGCGAAACCGATCTCCGACTTCCTGATCTCGTGCGGAGTACCCCGGTACCTCGCGTGGATTCTGGCTAACTCGGGGAAAGGATGGTGGCGCATGGCGGGTAGCCCTCCCGCTCAACATGCCATGTCCATCGACTGGTTCCATCGTCTCGGCCTCGTCTTCCTGACCCAAAGGCACGCCGATTTACAACCATCTTAG